One Pseudoalteromonas sp. UG3-2 DNA window includes the following coding sequences:
- the tadA gene encoding tRNA adenosine(34) deaminase TadA, which yields MEQKDDQYWMQRALEYADKAEAENEVPVGAVVVKDNAIIAAGWNRSITCHDPSAHAEMIAIREAGKVLENYRLIDCTLYVTLEPCPMCAGLLVHSRLKRVVFGAADAKTGAAGSVMDLLQHPQLNHQPEVISGVLAQQCGDKLSAFFKRRRQEIKAAKLAARQAK from the coding sequence GTGGAGCAAAAAGACGATCAGTATTGGATGCAAAGGGCATTGGAGTATGCCGATAAGGCCGAGGCTGAAAATGAAGTGCCGGTAGGAGCGGTGGTGGTGAAAGACAATGCCATCATAGCGGCAGGGTGGAATCGTTCTATTACCTGTCATGACCCTTCTGCACATGCGGAAATGATAGCCATTCGAGAAGCCGGTAAAGTGCTAGAAAACTACCGTTTAATTGACTGTACGCTGTATGTGACCCTAGAACCTTGCCCTATGTGTGCAGGGTTATTGGTGCATAGTCGCTTAAAAAGAGTGGTGTTTGGCGCAGCGGATGCTAAAACGGGGGCTGCTGGCTCGGTGATGGACTTATTACAACATCCGCAACTGAACCATCAGCCAGAGGTAATATCCGGGGTGTTAGCACAGCAGTGTGGCGATAAGCTTTCTGCATTTTTTAAGCGGCGGCGACAAGAAATTAAAGCCGCGAAGTTGGCGGCTCGGCAAGCAAAGTAG
- the mltF gene encoding membrane-bound lytic murein transglycosylase MltF: MLRIFLVSFVVIGLLGCDKAPLNQLQQVKQNNELRVGTLAGPGNYYQGPIGEQGFEYELASEFAAELGVELHMVPYFSLDEMFARLDAGDLDIVASGISFHPSRTKDYRFGPTYRMISQKLVYKQGREWPRDFADIDAPITVLAHSNHVIALQEAKQQHPHLTWQVVSDKGEEELLQGIIDGDLDYTITDSHSLALFRRYHPTVSIAFSVTKNEHVAWMMRSEKDDSLYALLPAFFAKMQNNKFLATLEEKYFGHIEEFNYVNTLAFVEAVHDTLPKYLKWFKSYSKAQNIDWRLLAAVSYQESMWDPRAKSPTGVRGIMMLTQPTAKRVGVTNRLHAEQNIAGGAKYLRILFDRMPEDIAQPDSTWFALASYNVGWGHVRDARAITAQQGGNPNSWADVKKRLPLLTKKRYYRSTRYGYARGDVAVTYVDNIRRYYDALVWLEENGALLPAPETAVIETSKN; the protein is encoded by the coding sequence ATGCTAAGAATTTTCTTGGTCAGCTTCGTCGTTATCGGCCTATTGGGGTGCGACAAAGCGCCATTAAACCAATTACAACAAGTGAAACAAAACAACGAGCTTCGCGTTGGTACGTTGGCCGGCCCAGGTAATTATTATCAAGGCCCAATCGGCGAACAAGGATTTGAGTATGAGCTGGCCAGCGAGTTTGCAGCAGAGCTCGGCGTAGAGCTGCACATGGTGCCTTATTTTAGCTTAGATGAAATGTTTGCCCGGCTGGATGCTGGCGATCTGGATATTGTCGCTTCAGGGATAAGTTTCCACCCGAGTCGCACTAAGGATTACCGCTTTGGCCCCACTTACCGCATGATCAGCCAAAAGCTGGTGTATAAACAAGGGCGTGAATGGCCTAGAGATTTTGCTGATATCGATGCGCCGATTACGGTATTAGCACACAGTAACCACGTCATTGCTTTGCAAGAAGCGAAGCAACAGCACCCCCATTTAACTTGGCAAGTGGTATCGGATAAAGGCGAAGAAGAATTACTGCAAGGGATCATTGATGGCGACCTCGATTACACTATCACCGACTCCCACTCATTGGCGCTATTCCGTCGCTATCACCCCACCGTGAGCATTGCATTTTCCGTGACTAAAAATGAGCATGTGGCCTGGATGATGCGCAGTGAAAAAGACGATTCTCTGTACGCCCTTTTACCGGCGTTTTTCGCCAAAATGCAAAACAATAAATTTCTCGCTACCTTAGAAGAAAAATACTTCGGTCATATCGAAGAATTTAACTATGTCAATACTTTAGCTTTTGTTGAAGCGGTTCATGATACTTTGCCGAAATACCTAAAATGGTTTAAGTCTTATTCCAAAGCGCAAAATATTGATTGGCGCTTATTGGCAGCGGTGAGTTATCAAGAATCCATGTGGGACCCACGAGCAAAATCGCCAACGGGGGTGCGCGGGATTATGATGCTGACACAGCCAACGGCAAAACGCGTGGGTGTCACCAACCGCTTACATGCAGAACAAAATATCGCGGGCGGCGCGAAATATTTGCGCATTCTATTTGACCGTATGCCAGAAGATATCGCTCAACCTGACAGCACTTGGTTTGCATTAGCGTCTTATAATGTTGGCTGGGGACATGTCCGTGATGCTCGTGCGATCACAGCGCAACAAGGTGGCAATCCGAACAGCTGGGCGGACGTGAAAAAACGACTTCCGCTGCTTACTAAAAAGCGTTACTATCGTAGTACAAGATACGGATATGCCCGTGGCGATGTTGCGGTGACCTATGTGGATAACATTCGTCGATACTACGATGCGTTAGTTTGGTTAGAAGAAAACGGCGCACTCTTACCTGCACCTGAAACAGCTGTAATCGAAACCTCAAAAAACTAA
- the purL gene encoding phosphoribosylformylglycinamidine synthase has translation MLILRGAPALSDFKVQKILKTCAAADLPVSGVYAEYMHFADVSAALSETELTKLNSLLKYGPTIAEHEPEGQLILVTPRLGTISPWASKATDIANNCGLDKVERVERGIAYYVEGELSASQLEAVAKLLHDRMTESVHGKLEDAAGLFRHETPRAMSSVDILSGGREALALANIEQGFALADDEIDYLVESFEKLGRNPNDIELFMFAQANSEHCRHKIFNADWTIDGVKQPKSLFKMIKNTYESNSDNVLSAYKDNAAVMTGSKAGRFFPNKEGEYTYHEEDIHILMKVETHNHPTAIAPFSGASTGSGGEIRDEGATGRGSKPKAGLVGFTVSNLRIPGFEQPWESDFGKPGRIVNALDIMLEGPLGGAAFNNEFGRPNLLGYFRTYEEQVDSHNGLEVRGYHKPIMIAGGLGNIREDHVQKGSIPVGAKLIALGGPAMNIGLGGGAASSMASGQSNEDLDFASVQRENPEMERRCQEVIDKCWQLGDDNPIAFIHDVGAGGLSNAFPELVDDGGRGGNFELRNIPNDEPGMAPHEIWCNESQERYVLAVAAEDFARFEAICKRERAQYAVIGEATEDRHLRVSDNHFENNPVDLPLDVLLGKPPKMHRDVSSKRATGKALTTSEIKVEEAAKRLLRLPAIAEKTFLITIGDRSVTGLVARDQMVGPWQVPVANCAVTAATYDTYHGEAMSMGERTPAALLNYGASARLAVAEALTNIAGANIGSLNNIKLSANWMAAAGHPGEDAGLYEAVKAVGEELCPALGLTIPVGKDSMSMKTQWQENGEDKSVTAPLSLIITAFGRVEDVRKTVTPQLRSDKGETSLVLLDLGAGQNRLGASSLAQVYKQLGDKTPDVDSPELLKGFYNAMQTLVESGKVIAYHDRSDGGLFTTAAEMAFAGHTGVTIELDSLSGSDLEVLFNEELGGVLQVSNDDLEAVEAVFAEHGIANIAHRIGTLNNEDKIIFNRNGNTVLANSRTELRTIWAETTYQMQALRDNPDCAKQEFDAKFDEKDPGLNVDLSFDINQDIAAPYIAKGVKPQVAILREQGVNSHLEMAAAFNRAGFAAIDVHMSDILEGRLTLEQFKGLVACGGFSYGDVLGAGEGWAKSVLFHDQARQQFQGFFERQDTFSLGVCNGCQMLSTLKELIPGTEHWPRFVTNKSERFEARFSLVEVQQSPSIFFEGMAGSRMPIAVSHGEGHAEFSSEAAVQNALNSGAVAVKFVDNYGNPTTQYPANPNGSPAGITGMTSTDGRATVMMPHPERVFRAVANSWHPDEWQEDSPWMRMFRNARKLVG, from the coding sequence ATGCTAATCCTACGTGGTGCGCCTGCACTTTCTGATTTCAAAGTCCAAAAGATCCTTAAAACCTGCGCGGCAGCTGATTTACCTGTCTCTGGCGTGTATGCCGAGTATATGCACTTTGCCGATGTGTCGGCGGCACTTTCTGAGACTGAACTGACTAAGTTAAATAGCCTATTAAAATATGGCCCAACCATCGCTGAGCATGAACCTGAGGGACAACTCATACTTGTCACTCCCCGTTTAGGCACCATTTCTCCATGGGCTTCTAAAGCCACAGACATTGCTAATAACTGTGGTCTAGATAAAGTTGAACGGGTAGAGCGTGGCATTGCCTATTATGTTGAGGGTGAGTTAAGTGCATCTCAACTGGAAGCCGTGGCGAAGTTACTGCATGACCGTATGACTGAGTCTGTGCATGGCAAACTTGAAGATGCTGCGGGTTTGTTTCGTCATGAAACACCGCGGGCTATGTCATCGGTTGATATTTTGTCTGGTGGTCGCGAAGCACTGGCGCTGGCCAACATTGAGCAAGGCTTTGCTTTAGCCGATGATGAAATTGACTACCTGGTTGAAAGCTTTGAAAAGCTAGGTCGTAACCCCAACGACATCGAATTATTTATGTTTGCCCAAGCAAACTCTGAGCATTGTCGTCACAAAATCTTCAATGCCGATTGGACCATTGATGGGGTGAAGCAGCCTAAATCACTGTTTAAGATGATTAAAAACACCTACGAAAGCAACAGTGACAATGTCTTATCTGCCTATAAAGATAATGCTGCGGTGATGACAGGATCGAAAGCAGGGCGTTTTTTCCCCAATAAAGAAGGTGAATACACCTACCACGAGGAAGATATCCACATTCTAATGAAAGTGGAAACTCACAACCACCCAACTGCGATTGCGCCATTCTCTGGTGCCTCTACCGGTTCTGGTGGTGAAATTCGTGATGAAGGTGCAACCGGCCGTGGCTCTAAGCCGAAAGCGGGGTTAGTTGGTTTTACTGTATCAAACCTACGTATTCCTGGCTTTGAGCAGCCATGGGAAAGCGACTTTGGCAAGCCTGGGCGTATCGTTAATGCCCTAGATATCATGCTGGAAGGCCCGCTCGGTGGTGCTGCATTTAACAACGAATTTGGTCGTCCAAACCTACTTGGTTATTTCCGTACCTATGAAGAGCAAGTAGATAGTCACAACGGCCTAGAAGTTCGCGGTTATCATAAGCCGATTATGATCGCTGGTGGTTTAGGCAATATTCGTGAAGATCACGTGCAAAAAGGCTCCATTCCAGTGGGCGCGAAACTGATTGCCTTAGGCGGTCCGGCAATGAACATTGGACTTGGCGGTGGCGCGGCATCATCAATGGCTTCGGGGCAGTCAAATGAAGACCTGGATTTTGCTTCAGTACAACGCGAAAACCCAGAAATGGAACGTCGTTGCCAAGAAGTCATCGATAAATGTTGGCAGCTAGGTGATGATAACCCTATTGCCTTTATCCATGATGTCGGTGCTGGTGGTTTGTCTAATGCTTTCCCTGAACTGGTGGATGACGGTGGCCGTGGTGGTAACTTTGAGCTGCGTAATATTCCGAATGACGAGCCAGGCATGGCCCCTCATGAGATCTGGTGTAACGAATCACAAGAACGCTATGTGCTAGCCGTTGCAGCAGAAGACTTTGCTCGTTTCGAGGCAATTTGTAAACGTGAACGCGCACAATACGCCGTTATTGGTGAAGCCACAGAAGATCGTCACTTAAGAGTGTCGGATAATCACTTTGAAAACAACCCAGTCGATTTACCATTGGATGTGTTGCTCGGTAAGCCACCAAAAATGCACCGGGATGTGAGTTCAAAGCGTGCCACTGGAAAGGCGCTGACTACCAGCGAAATTAAAGTGGAAGAAGCGGCAAAACGACTATTGCGTTTACCTGCGATTGCTGAAAAAACCTTCCTTATCACCATTGGCGATAGAAGTGTTACCGGTTTGGTTGCCCGCGACCAAATGGTTGGTCCTTGGCAGGTGCCAGTGGCAAACTGTGCCGTGACTGCCGCCACTTACGATACCTATCATGGTGAAGCGATGTCGATGGGCGAACGCACCCCAGCGGCACTATTAAACTACGGTGCCTCGGCACGTTTGGCTGTGGCTGAAGCACTTACCAATATCGCTGGCGCGAACATTGGTAGTTTGAATAACATTAAGTTGTCGGCGAACTGGATGGCCGCTGCGGGTCACCCAGGTGAAGATGCCGGTCTTTACGAAGCCGTTAAAGCCGTAGGTGAAGAGTTATGTCCTGCATTAGGCTTAACCATTCCTGTGGGTAAAGACTCTATGTCGATGAAAACCCAGTGGCAAGAAAATGGCGAAGACAAGTCTGTCACTGCGCCTTTATCTTTGATCATTACTGCCTTTGGCCGTGTGGAAGATGTTCGTAAGACAGTGACACCGCAGCTGCGCAGCGACAAAGGCGAAACCAGTTTAGTGTTACTTGACCTCGGAGCCGGTCAAAATCGTCTAGGTGCTTCAAGCTTAGCCCAAGTATACAAGCAACTAGGTGATAAAACCCCAGACGTAGATAGCCCTGAACTATTAAAGGGTTTCTATAACGCCATGCAGACGCTGGTGGAGTCGGGTAAGGTGATTGCTTATCATGACCGCTCTGACGGTGGTCTATTTACTACGGCAGCAGAGATGGCGTTTGCAGGTCACACCGGCGTGACAATTGAGTTAGACTCACTGTCAGGTTCGGATTTGGAAGTGTTATTCAATGAAGAGCTAGGTGGCGTTCTGCAAGTAAGCAACGACGACCTTGAAGCAGTTGAAGCCGTCTTTGCTGAGCACGGTATTGCAAACATAGCACACCGCATTGGTACCCTTAACAACGAAGATAAAATTATCTTCAATCGTAATGGCAACACGGTACTTGCGAATAGCCGCACTGAGCTGCGTACGATTTGGGCTGAAACGACTTACCAAATGCAGGCGCTGCGCGATAACCCAGATTGTGCTAAGCAAGAGTTTGATGCCAAGTTTGATGAAAAAGATCCTGGTCTAAACGTTGATTTGAGCTTTGATATCAACCAAGACATCGCTGCGCCATACATTGCCAAAGGGGTTAAGCCTCAGGTGGCTATTTTACGTGAGCAAGGGGTGAACTCTCACCTAGAAATGGCTGCGGCGTTTAACCGCGCTGGTTTTGCTGCCATTGATGTGCATATGAGTGACATCCTAGAAGGGCGTTTAACACTAGAGCAGTTCAAGGGCCTTGTTGCCTGTGGTGGCTTCTCCTATGGTGACGTATTAGGTGCCGGTGAAGGCTGGGCTAAGTCAGTGCTGTTCCACGACCAAGCTCGTCAGCAGTTCCAAGGCTTCTTTGAGCGCCAAGACACCTTCAGCTTAGGTGTTTGTAATGGCTGCCAGATGCTTTCGACCTTGAAAGAACTGATCCCGGGTACCGAGCATTGGCCACGTTTTGTTACCAATAAGTCAGAACGTTTCGAAGCTCGCTTTAGCTTAGTAGAAGTACAGCAAAGCCCTTCTATTTTCTTTGAAGGAATGGCAGGCTCACGGATGCCGATTGCGGTTTCACATGGTGAAGGTCATGCTGAATTTAGCAGTGAAGCGGCAGTACAAAATGCCCTGAACTCAGGTGCCGTGGCGGTTAAGTTTGTCGATAACTACGGTAATCCGACAACCCAATACCCAGCCAACCCGAATGGCTCACCTGCGGGGATCACCGGTATGACTTCTACGGATGGTCGTGCAACTGTGATGATGCCGCACCCTGAGCGAGTTTTCCGTGCTGTTGCTAACTCTTGGCACCCTGATGAGTGGCAAGAAGACAGCCCATGGATGCGTATGTTCCGCAATGCTCGCAAGCTAGTCGGATAA